The proteins below come from a single Gimesia alba genomic window:
- a CDS encoding metal ABC transporter permease — protein sequence MGGLENWNWFLDGWIIVAGILCAASTALLGNFLVLRKMSMLGDAITHAILPGLAAAFMISDSRSSLPMFVGAVIAGILTALFTEWIRGFGKVDEGASMGVVFTSLFALGLVMIVQAADHVDLDPGCVLYGAIELTPLDTILIAGWEIPRVVVVLSVVLLINLLFVIFFLKELKLSSFDPALATTTGFNATMIHYTLMTLVAVTAVASFETVGNILVVAMFVVPPAAAYMLTDRLGRMLVLSVILAIFAAITGHISAITVPHWFGYQSTSTAGMMAVASGLLFVFAALFGPRHGIIVIFVRRQILAWKILAEDIIALMYRIEERDPQQKPDVNYLRDILFSRPVPTQLTLRYLTKQGQIKDTNGAYELTETGRDMARQLVRSHRLWEHYLVEHAGMTAETIHKQAERLEHFTDRDLREKLNADTLETDQDPHGRPIPPEENSD from the coding sequence ATGGGGGGACTGGAAAACTGGAACTGGTTTCTGGATGGCTGGATTATTGTTGCGGGAATTTTGTGCGCCGCCTCGACGGCACTGCTGGGCAATTTTCTGGTCTTAAGAAAAATGAGCATGCTGGGCGATGCGATCACACACGCGATTCTCCCCGGTCTGGCGGCCGCCTTTATGATCAGCGACAGCCGCAGCAGTTTGCCCATGTTTGTGGGCGCCGTGATTGCCGGAATTCTGACCGCCCTGTTTACCGAATGGATTCGCGGCTTCGGTAAAGTCGATGAAGGCGCCTCGATGGGTGTGGTCTTCACATCACTGTTCGCTTTGGGACTGGTGATGATCGTGCAGGCTGCCGACCACGTCGACCTGGACCCGGGCTGCGTTCTCTATGGAGCAATTGAACTTACGCCGCTCGACACGATCCTGATTGCGGGCTGGGAAATCCCGCGCGTGGTTGTCGTGCTCTCGGTAGTTTTGTTAATCAATCTGCTGTTCGTGATCTTTTTCCTGAAAGAACTGAAACTCAGTTCGTTCGACCCGGCACTCGCCACCACCACCGGCTTTAACGCCACGATGATCCATTACACTTTGATGACTCTGGTCGCCGTCACCGCGGTCGCCAGTTTTGAAACGGTCGGAAATATTCTGGTGGTCGCCATGTTTGTCGTACCGCCGGCAGCCGCCTATATGCTGACTGATCGACTGGGCCGCATGCTCGTGCTCAGTGTGATCCTGGCGATTTTCGCCGCGATCACCGGCCATATCAGCGCCATCACCGTCCCCCATTGGTTTGGATATCAAAGTACGTCGACCGCCGGCATGATGGCCGTCGCCTCGGGCCTGCTGTTCGTTTTCGCGGCCCTGTTTGGTCCCCGGCACGGGATCATTGTCATCTTTGTCCGTCGCCAGATTCTCGCCTGGAAAATCCTCGCCGAAGATATCATCGCACTCATGTACCGCATCGAAGAACGCGATCCACAGCAAAAACCGGATGTCAATTATCTGCGCGACATTCTGTTCTCGCGTCCTGTTCCAACGCAGCTCACACTTCGCTATCTCACAAAACAGGGACAGATCAAGGACACCAACGGAGCTTATGAATTAACGGAAACCGGTCGCGACATGGCCCGTCAACTCGTCCGCTCGCATCGATTGTGGGAACACTATCTGGTCGAACATGCGGGCATGACAGCCGAAACCATTCACAAACAGGCCGAACGACTGGAACACTTTACTGACCGCGATTTACGCGAAAAGCTCAATGCCGATACCCTCGAAACCGACCAGGACCCGCACGGCCGCCCGATTCCCCCCGAAGAGAATTCGGATTAA
- a CDS encoding metal ABC transporter permease, with amino-acid sequence MRAFALVLLVVSLWPHSFILAATDSNEIQTQKSITDRSIAIPEWNDWKRVFLLQDYNTRIVILGTTLLGMSAGMIGSFALLRKRALMGDALSHATLPGIAIAFIIATSLGLNGKSLPILLAGAAVSGLLGIGGILLIRNLTRLKEDAALGIVLSVFFGAGIALLGIVQQMQTGHAAGLESFIYGKTASMVASDAWLIGSAGLTCMLISILLYKELTLLCFDEGFANARGFPVVLLDMLLMGLVVVVTIIGLQAVGLILMISLLVIPPAAARFWTEKMAYMSLVALILGALSGMIGSAMSAIFPNLPSGAMIVLVATAMFLFSMVFGIPRGILIRKLRRHQLNSKVNRQHLLRGLYEYLEARGLLNEKQTAESTFVPMSTLLKMRSWSPAKLKKIVNRAQRDQLVVSLQADQIRLTKAGLLEAARIVHEHRLWELYLITYADVAASKVDQDADAIEHVLEPEVIAELETLLVRQSTAGVLQSPHAIEIQQEKANGHQSGTRRAT; translated from the coding sequence ATGAGGGCGTTCGCGCTGGTGTTGCTCGTCGTCAGTCTCTGGCCACACTCTTTCATTCTCGCGGCTACCGACTCGAACGAGATTCAGACTCAAAAATCCATCACCGACCGCAGTATCGCGATCCCGGAATGGAACGACTGGAAACGTGTGTTCCTGCTGCAGGATTACAACACCCGCATCGTCATCCTCGGCACCACACTGCTCGGTATGTCCGCCGGTATGATCGGCAGCTTTGCATTATTACGCAAGCGGGCCCTGATGGGAGACGCCCTCAGCCATGCTACCCTGCCCGGCATCGCCATCGCCTTCATCATCGCCACCTCTTTGGGCCTGAACGGGAAATCGCTGCCCATCCTGCTGGCGGGAGCTGCCGTCAGCGGCTTGCTTGGAATCGGCGGCATTCTCTTGATTCGCAACCTGACTCGCTTAAAAGAAGACGCCGCCCTCGGCATTGTGCTCAGTGTTTTCTTTGGAGCGGGGATCGCTCTCTTGGGCATCGTCCAACAGATGCAGACCGGCCACGCCGCCGGCCTCGAATCATTTATTTATGGAAAGACCGCTTCCATGGTCGCCAGCGATGCCTGGCTCATCGGCTCCGCAGGTCTGACCTGCATGCTGATCTCCATCCTATTATATAAGGAATTGACGCTGCTCTGTTTTGATGAAGGCTTTGCCAATGCGCGCGGCTTCCCGGTAGTACTGCTGGACATGCTCTTAATGGGTCTGGTCGTCGTCGTCACGATCATCGGCCTGCAGGCTGTTGGATTGATCCTGATGATTTCCCTGCTCGTCATCCCCCCCGCAGCAGCCCGCTTCTGGACAGAAAAAATGGCGTATATGTCACTCGTGGCTCTGATACTGGGAGCCCTCAGCGGCATGATCGGCTCAGCCATGAGTGCCATCTTCCCGAATCTTCCCTCAGGAGCGATGATTGTGCTCGTCGCGACCGCCATGTTTCTCTTCAGCATGGTCTTCGGCATTCCCCGCGGCATCCTGATCCGCAAACTGCGACGGCATCAGTTAAATTCGAAAGTGAATCGACAACACCTGCTGCGCGGCTTGTATGAGTATCTGGAAGCACGGGGACTGCTCAACGAAAAACAGACCGCAGAATCCACGTTCGTCCCCATGTCCACTTTACTGAAAATGCGAAGCTGGTCACCGGCCAAACTGAAAAAAATCGTGAATCGGGCACAGCGGGACCAGTTAGTCGTCTCCCTGCAGGCAGATCAAATCCGATTGACCAAGGCCGGTCTTCTGGAAGCGGCACGCATTGTTCACGAACACCGTTTGTGGGAACTCTATCTCATCACATACGCTGACGTCGCGGCCAGCAAAGTCGATCAGGATGCCGACGCCATCGAACACGTTTTAGAACCCGAAGTCATTGCCGAACTGGAAACGCTACTCGTTCGTCAGTCGACCGCAGGAGTCCTGCAGAGCCCGCATGCGATCGAGATCCAGCAGGAAAAAGCCAACGGACACCAGTCTGGTACACGGAGGGCAACCTGA
- a CDS encoding metal ABC transporter ATP-binding protein: MNTRESVAADTPSELSPTETPLSVYDLTVAYHRKPVIWDVSFDIPPGKLVGIVGPNGAGKSTLIKAIMGLIPKASGRVQIFGKPYQKNRHRVGYVPQRESVDWDFPVDALDVVTMGLYKEIGWCLPVRKKHRTRAMEALERVGIADYAHRQISQLSGGQQQRTFLARALVQNADLYLMDEPFAAVDAATEKAIVQILHEMKQAGKTALVIHHDLQTVPEYFDYVILLNMRVIDHGLTADVFTPENLQKTYGGRLTLLEEATETMRRREQSL, translated from the coding sequence ATGAATACAAGAGAAAGCGTCGCCGCGGATACACCGTCCGAATTGTCCCCCACAGAAACTCCCCTCTCGGTATATGACTTAACGGTGGCCTACCATCGTAAACCCGTCATCTGGGATGTGAGCTTCGATATCCCCCCGGGAAAACTCGTCGGCATTGTCGGGCCGAACGGCGCCGGCAAAAGTACCCTGATCAAAGCCATCATGGGACTGATTCCCAAGGCTTCGGGGCGCGTCCAGATCTTTGGCAAACCTTACCAGAAAAACCGGCACCGGGTCGGCTATGTCCCCCAACGCGAAAGTGTCGACTGGGACTTCCCCGTGGATGCCCTCGATGTGGTGACGATGGGGCTCTACAAAGAAATCGGCTGGTGTCTGCCTGTGCGTAAAAAACACCGCACCCGCGCCATGGAAGCACTCGAACGCGTGGGAATCGCCGACTATGCCCATCGGCAAATCAGCCAGCTTTCCGGCGGCCAACAGCAGCGCACCTTCCTGGCCCGCGCCCTGGTTCAAAACGCCGACCTGTATCTGATGGACGAACCGTTTGCCGCCGTCGATGCCGCCACGGAAAAAGCCATCGTGCAAATTTTACATGAAATGAAACAGGCCGGAAAAACCGCGCTCGTCATCCACCACGATTTGCAGACCGTGCCTGAATACTTCGACTATGTGATTCTGCTCAATATGCGGGTCATCGATCATGGACTGACGGCGGACGTCTTCACACCAGAGAACCTTCAAAAAACCTATGGCGGTCGTCTGACACTACTCGAAGAAGCCACCGAAACCATGCGACGCAGGGAGCAGTCGCTATGA
- a CDS encoding metal ABC transporter solute-binding protein, Zn/Mn family: MRRLLAFTLLLSLLVGCQSKEGTSPDSTTDQKQPEIELKYPIPVAATVGMVADLVKNVGREYVNVTQIMGSGVDPHMHKASRDDVQTIMNADLVFYSGLMLEGKMADTLIKVSRNKPVFAVTELIDEKTLLEPEDFNGHYDPHVWMDVAAWSQCVDAVKDALSQVDPKHADVYQKNAAEYKKELEQLHQYGLKTMQSIPEASRTLITSHDAFNYFGRAYGLDVQGVQGISTESEAGLKRINQLVDMLVKKNIKAVFVESSVSKKNITALIDGAKAQGHDIIIGGELFSDAMGEAGTYEGTYTGMLDHNFTTVARALGGTAPEKGMQGKLTR; encoded by the coding sequence ATGAGAAGGCTGCTTGCTTTCACCCTGCTATTGAGTTTGCTTGTCGGCTGCCAGTCCAAGGAGGGCACCTCGCCTGACAGTACCACGGACCAGAAACAGCCGGAAATTGAGCTCAAATACCCGATTCCGGTCGCGGCAACTGTCGGCATGGTGGCAGACCTCGTCAAGAATGTCGGGCGCGAATATGTAAACGTAACCCAAATCATGGGATCGGGTGTGGACCCCCACATGCACAAAGCCAGCCGTGACGATGTGCAGACCATTATGAATGCCGACCTTGTCTTTTACTCCGGACTGATGCTGGAAGGCAAAATGGCCGATACGCTGATCAAAGTCTCGCGCAACAAACCGGTGTTTGCAGTGACGGAACTGATCGACGAAAAAACGCTACTCGAACCCGAAGACTTCAACGGACACTATGACCCTCACGTCTGGATGGATGTGGCCGCCTGGTCTCAATGTGTGGATGCCGTGAAAGATGCTTTAAGTCAGGTCGATCCCAAACATGCTGACGTTTATCAGAAGAATGCCGCAGAATATAAAAAAGAGTTAGAGCAGCTGCACCAGTACGGTTTGAAAACCATGCAGTCCATTCCGGAAGCGAGCCGCACCCTGATCACATCCCACGATGCCTTCAATTATTTTGGTCGTGCCTACGGCCTGGATGTTCAGGGCGTTCAGGGCATCTCCACCGAATCCGAAGCGGGTCTGAAACGCATTAATCAACTCGTCGATATGCTGGTTAAGAAAAACATCAAAGCGGTCTTCGTCGAAAGCAGTGTCTCCAAAAAGAACATCACTGCTCTGATTGACGGTGCTAAAGCGCAAGGCCATGACATCATCATCGGCGGCGAACTGTTTTCCGATGCGATGGGCGAAGCAGGCACATATGAGGGCACCTACACCGGCATGCTGGATCACAACTTCACCACTGTCGCACGTGCCCTGGGAGGAACAGCGCCGGAAAAAGGGATGCAAGGCAAGCTGACGCGCTGA
- a CDS encoding prolyl oligopeptidase family serine peptidase: MINQRLSRFCVFCCLLALSLTTATAAEPDLKTLLAKPILEKDQPWKEVQAFIAPKVPGMPEVSSVAEWEKTIARIRKDVLNKVVYRGEAAKWRDSKPNVVWLETIAGGPEYKIQKLRLEALPGLWVPALLYIPNELSGKVPVVMNVNGHDRKDGKAADYKQVRCINQAKRGMLALNVEWLGMGQLGTPGFTHYKMNQLDLCGTSGLAPHYLSMKRGLNVLLSHPNADPNRVAVAGLSGGGWQTIFISSLDERVTLSNPVAGYSSFLTRVYHTKDLGDSEQTPNDLALYADYTHLTAMRAPRPTLLTNNSKDNCCFESGYAQPPLLKAAFPIYQLYDKEDNLQKHVNDDPGTHNFLKDNREALYRMLSAHFSDPGKPLPVKEIECDAELKSFDELKVELPANNADFHSLALKLSQNLPRPAKKSSPKKQRESLKKIVHSSPAKVTGAEVGQKKEDNTTITFWKLNVNKDWTVPAVQFSRKPAKSTTIVIADAGRQSLAATVEQLLSQGENVLAVDPFYFGESKISQRDFLYGLLVAAVGERPLGIQADQLTGIAEWLKQDQGQSTVQIQSAGPRSSLITLVAAAIKPEAINGVSLQNSYGSLKEILEEDKAVNQAPELFCFGLLKEFDIKDLVALAGSEKVTFIEPSERVKRELSHVTVKKDVSYLGEGRTEKLDLYLPDPKFQKGPYPAVVIIHGGGWHGGDKGARREINIGTNLAKAGYVCASINYRLAKKQSKFTDNLKQVWPGHLQDCKTAVRYLRKHADQYQVDAKHIGAIGGSAGGHLVAMLAVTGDDPKLEPNAQYADFSSRIQAVVPMYGAHDLTTLAKSRDMLSSFTEAEKELSRQASAVNYITKDDPPFLILHGTKDALVPVEQSELLAVALKEGNIPTELLIIEGAPHSFHLQPKQQDLRPTVIGFFDRHLKP, translated from the coding sequence ATGATCAACCAACGATTGAGTCGTTTTTGTGTATTCTGCTGCCTGCTTGCCCTCTCCCTCACAACAGCGACGGCAGCCGAACCCGATCTGAAGACTTTGCTCGCAAAACCGATCCTAGAAAAAGATCAACCTTGGAAAGAGGTGCAGGCATTCATCGCTCCCAAGGTTCCCGGCATGCCCGAAGTCAGCAGTGTGGCCGAATGGGAAAAAACGATCGCCCGTATTCGCAAGGATGTCTTGAACAAAGTCGTCTACCGTGGCGAAGCCGCCAAATGGCGGGATTCCAAACCGAATGTTGTCTGGCTCGAAACCATTGCCGGCGGCCCCGAATACAAAATCCAGAAACTCCGATTAGAAGCTCTCCCCGGTCTCTGGGTGCCCGCTCTGCTCTATATTCCGAACGAGCTCTCCGGCAAAGTGCCCGTGGTCATGAACGTCAACGGCCATGATCGCAAAGACGGCAAAGCGGCTGACTACAAACAGGTCCGCTGCATCAATCAGGCAAAGCGGGGCATGCTCGCACTCAACGTCGAATGGCTGGGCATGGGTCAGCTCGGCACTCCTGGCTTTACGCATTACAAAATGAATCAGCTCGACTTGTGCGGTACCAGTGGACTCGCGCCTCACTACCTTTCCATGAAACGCGGACTCAACGTATTACTGTCGCACCCCAACGCCGATCCGAATCGGGTGGCGGTCGCCGGACTGTCAGGCGGTGGCTGGCAGACCATCTTCATCAGTTCGCTCGATGAACGCGTCACGCTTTCTAACCCGGTCGCCGGCTATTCGAGCTTCCTGACACGCGTGTATCACACCAAAGACCTCGGCGATTCCGAACAGACACCCAATGACCTCGCCCTCTATGCCGACTACACACACCTGACCGCGATGCGGGCTCCCCGTCCGACTCTGCTCACTAATAACTCCAAAGACAACTGCTGCTTCGAATCGGGATATGCCCAGCCACCACTGCTCAAAGCGGCGTTCCCGATTTATCAACTCTACGATAAAGAAGACAACCTGCAGAAACATGTGAACGACGACCCCGGCACGCATAACTTCCTTAAAGACAATCGCGAAGCCCTGTACCGCATGCTCTCGGCCCATTTTTCCGATCCGGGCAAACCGCTGCCGGTGAAAGAAATCGAGTGCGACGCGGAACTCAAGTCGTTCGACGAACTCAAAGTTGAACTCCCTGCGAATAACGCCGACTTCCACAGTCTGGCGTTGAAACTCAGTCAGAATCTGCCACGCCCTGCTAAGAAATCCTCTCCCAAAAAACAACGGGAGTCGCTCAAGAAAATCGTGCATTCCTCACCAGCAAAAGTCACCGGAGCTGAAGTCGGCCAGAAAAAAGAAGACAATACCACCATCACATTCTGGAAATTGAACGTCAACAAAGACTGGACCGTTCCCGCCGTCCAGTTTTCACGCAAGCCTGCGAAATCGACGACGATCGTCATCGCTGACGCCGGCCGCCAGAGTCTGGCGGCAACCGTCGAACAGCTGCTCTCGCAGGGAGAAAATGTACTCGCCGTCGATCCGTTTTATTTTGGCGAATCAAAAATCAGCCAGCGCGATTTTCTCTACGGCCTGCTGGTTGCTGCCGTCGGAGAACGACCGCTGGGCATCCAGGCCGATCAGCTCACCGGCATCGCAGAATGGCTAAAGCAAGACCAGGGACAATCGACTGTTCAAATTCAGTCAGCAGGTCCCCGTAGCAGTCTCATCACCCTCGTTGCAGCAGCAATCAAGCCCGAGGCGATCAACGGCGTCAGTCTCCAGAACTCCTACGGCTCACTCAAAGAGATCCTCGAAGAAGACAAAGCGGTCAACCAGGCCCCCGAACTGTTCTGCTTCGGACTGCTCAAGGAATTCGACATCAAAGATCTCGTCGCACTGGCAGGATCGGAAAAAGTGACGTTCATCGAACCCAGCGAGCGTGTGAAGCGCGAACTCTCTCACGTCACCGTCAAAAAAGACGTCAGCTATCTGGGTGAGGGGCGCACGGAAAAACTGGATCTGTACTTGCCCGATCCGAAATTTCAGAAAGGCCCTTACCCTGCCGTCGTCATCATTCATGGCGGCGGTTGGCATGGTGGCGACAAAGGAGCCCGCCGCGAAATCAACATCGGCACCAATCTCGCCAAAGCAGGTTACGTCTGTGCCAGCATCAACTATCGGCTGGCTAAGAAACAATCGAAGTTCACTGACAATCTGAAGCAGGTCTGGCCCGGCCATCTGCAGGACTGCAAAACCGCCGTCCGCTATTTGCGAAAACATGCCGACCAATATCAGGTCGACGCCAAACACATCGGCGCCATCGGCGGTTCCGCCGGTGGCCACCTGGTCGCCATGCTGGCCGTCACCGGCGATGATCCAAAGCTCGAACCCAACGCGCAGTACGCCGACTTCTCCTCGCGCATTCAGGCCGTCGTCCCCATGTATGGTGCGCATGATCTGACCACACTCGCGAAATCACGCGATATGCTCTCATCCTTCACAGAGGCAGAAAAAGAACTCAGTCGTCAGGCGTCCGCGGTGAACTACATCACCAAAGATGATCCCCCGTTCCTCATTCTGCATGGCACCAAAGACGCGCTGGTTCCCGTAGAACAATCCGAACTCCTGGCAGTCGCTCTGAAAGAGGGGAATATCCCCACTGAATTACTGATCATCGAGGGCGCTCCTCACAGCTTCCACCTGCAGCCAAAACAGCAGGACCTCAGACCTACCGTGATCGGTTTCTTCGATCGCCACCTGAAACCCTGA
- the proC gene encoding pyrroline-5-carboxylate reductase → MSDHKNVKVGFIGAGRMATALGAGLISSGFTKPDHVSASDTYDAARETFTRETGAQAVESNLAVVEQSEIIVLSVKPQHVSEVLEEIKGTLTDQQLLVSIAAGCPLSLFVEKLGKTKRLIRVMPNTPCLVKQGASAFARGGQASETDASLVESLLSTVGTAVEVPESQLDAVTGLSGSGPAYIYQIIEALSDGGVRMGLPRHIATQLAAQTVKGAAEMVLETGEHPGALKDAVTSPGGTTIAGIHALEAGGLRNSLINAVSAATNRSIELGKQS, encoded by the coding sequence ATGTCAGATCATAAAAACGTGAAAGTTGGCTTCATCGGCGCTGGCCGGATGGCGACCGCACTCGGCGCCGGTCTGATCTCATCTGGATTTACGAAACCAGACCATGTCTCCGCCAGTGATACCTACGATGCAGCCCGAGAAACCTTCACCCGGGAAACAGGCGCTCAGGCGGTTGAATCAAATCTGGCCGTGGTCGAGCAATCCGAAATTATCGTTCTCTCGGTGAAACCACAACACGTCTCCGAAGTACTGGAGGAAATCAAGGGAACGCTTACCGACCAGCAACTGCTGGTATCGATCGCAGCCGGCTGCCCATTGTCACTGTTTGTCGAAAAACTGGGTAAGACAAAACGATTAATCCGCGTGATGCCCAACACTCCCTGTCTGGTCAAACAGGGTGCCTCCGCTTTCGCACGCGGCGGTCAGGCATCGGAAACCGACGCCAGTCTCGTCGAGTCGCTCCTGTCGACCGTCGGAACTGCCGTGGAAGTTCCCGAATCCCAACTAGACGCCGTCACCGGCCTATCAGGCAGCGGCCCCGCTTACATCTATCAGATTATCGAAGCTCTCAGCGATGGCGGCGTTCGCATGGGACTTCCCCGACATATCGCCACACAACTGGCTGCCCAGACTGTCAAAGGTGCAGCCGAAATGGTACTCGAAACCGGTGAACATCCCGGCGCACTCAAAGACGCCGTCACCAGCCCCGGAGGCACCACCATCGCCGGCATCCATGCCTTAGAAGCCGGCGGACTGAGAAACAGCCTGATCAACGCCGTTTCCGCTGCCACCAATCGCTCGATCGAACTTGGCAAACAATCCTGA
- a CDS encoding menaquinone biosynthetic enzyme MqnA/MqnD family protein, whose amino-acid sequence MSDLIPPPIRVGAVSYLNSKPLIEDLEDLADNAELMLDYPSLLADDLAAGRIDVGLVPSIEVIRNPDYEVISNACVATQGPVLSVKMYSRVPLGEIKRLALDMGSRTSATLVRIMLAEQYGVFPEVEPLPIEQTIEATEADAILLIGDRAIHTPETKFVATWDLGEEWLRWTGLPFVFAMWAVRRDQETGNLDTALCRARDKGVAMLDEIARREAPKLGIDVAVAESYLKNNLSFYLGPAECCGLRLFQELAIKTGLAPEGVPLVFRNCISAG is encoded by the coding sequence ATGTCTGACTTGATTCCGCCTCCCATCCGTGTGGGGGCGGTCTCCTATCTCAACTCGAAGCCTTTGATTGAAGATCTGGAAGATCTGGCTGACAATGCTGAACTGATGTTAGATTATCCCAGCCTGTTGGCCGATGATCTGGCAGCGGGGCGGATTGATGTCGGGTTGGTTCCCTCAATTGAGGTCATCCGGAATCCCGATTATGAAGTGATTTCGAATGCCTGTGTGGCCACGCAGGGGCCGGTGTTGAGTGTGAAGATGTATAGCCGCGTTCCCCTGGGGGAGATCAAACGGTTGGCGCTCGATATGGGATCGCGGACGAGTGCGACGCTGGTGCGGATCATGCTGGCTGAGCAATATGGCGTGTTCCCGGAAGTGGAGCCCCTGCCGATTGAGCAGACCATCGAAGCGACGGAAGCGGATGCGATTTTATTGATCGGCGATCGTGCGATTCATACTCCGGAAACCAAATTTGTTGCGACCTGGGATCTGGGCGAAGAATGGTTGCGCTGGACGGGGCTGCCGTTTGTCTTTGCGATGTGGGCCGTGCGGCGGGATCAGGAGACGGGAAATCTGGATACGGCATTGTGCCGCGCCCGCGACAAAGGTGTTGCGATGTTGGATGAAATCGCGCGACGGGAAGCACCGAAGCTGGGCATTGACGTGGCGGTGGCCGAGAGTTACCTGAAGAATAATCTGAGTTTTTATCTGGGACCTGCTGAATGTTGCGGGTTACGTCTGTTTCAAGAATTAGCCATTAAAACGGGACTGGCTCCCGAGGGGGTTCCTCTTGTCTTCCGAAATTGCATCTCTGCTGGATAA
- the mqnC gene encoding cyclic dehypoxanthinyl futalosine synthase gives MSSEIASLLDKAVAGERLNREEGLKLMESHDLVALGKAANEVTKRLHPEPYRTYNIDRNINYSNSCTAVCDFCAFYRNPKDPDVYVLKPEQLYQKIEETIELGGDQILLQGGLHPTLKLEWYEDLLRDLRERYPTVNVHGFSPPELHHFTKVNKLSLREVLERLKAAGLGSLPGGGGEILVDRVRKEITRGKALTEEWLEVNRVWHELGGISSATMMFGHIETLAERVEHLDRLRDLQDETGGFSAFICWTLQPDHTDMDYVPPAGAFEYLKTQAVSRLYLDNFKNIQSSWVTQGEKTGQMALFFGANDMGSLMIEENVVSQAGTTHHLTVETIRRCITESGYIPRQRNVFYEYIDDPDSNGPAKGSGRVPLPVLN, from the coding sequence TTGTCTTCCGAAATTGCATCTCTGCTGGATAAAGCGGTCGCCGGCGAGCGTCTGAATCGAGAAGAGGGACTCAAATTAATGGAGTCTCACGATCTGGTGGCTTTAGGCAAAGCCGCCAACGAAGTCACGAAACGTCTGCATCCGGAGCCTTATCGGACCTATAACATCGACCGGAATATTAACTATTCCAATTCGTGTACTGCGGTCTGTGATTTTTGTGCCTTCTATCGAAACCCCAAAGACCCGGATGTCTATGTGCTCAAGCCCGAGCAGTTGTATCAGAAGATTGAAGAGACAATCGAACTGGGCGGCGATCAGATTCTGCTGCAGGGAGGCCTGCATCCGACGTTGAAGCTGGAGTGGTACGAAGACTTGCTCCGCGATCTGCGGGAACGCTATCCGACGGTGAATGTGCATGGCTTCAGCCCGCCGGAACTACATCACTTCACCAAAGTCAACAAGCTGTCGTTAAGGGAAGTGCTGGAACGACTCAAAGCAGCCGGTCTGGGAAGTCTGCCGGGAGGCGGGGGTGAGATTCTCGTGGATCGCGTGCGGAAAGAGATTACGCGCGGCAAAGCGCTGACAGAGGAGTGGCTGGAGGTGAATCGAGTCTGGCACGAGCTGGGCGGGATTTCGAGTGCCACGATGATGTTTGGTCACATTGAAACACTGGCCGAACGGGTTGAGCATCTGGATCGTTTGCGCGATCTTCAGGATGAGACGGGCGGCTTTTCTGCGTTCATTTGCTGGACACTGCAACCGGACCATACGGATATGGATTATGTGCCTCCTGCGGGGGCGTTTGAGTATTTGAAAACACAGGCGGTCAGCCGGCTGTATCTGGACAACTTCAAAAATATCCAGTCTTCCTGGGTGACGCAGGGTGAAAAAACGGGCCAGATGGCGCTGTTTTTCGGTGCGAATGACATGGGCAGCCTGATGATCGAAGAGAACGTCGTATCACAGGCGGGAACCACGCATCATCTGACGGTTGAGACCATTCGGCGTTGTATTACCGAATCGGGATATATTCCGCGGCAACGGAATGTCTTTTATGAATATATTGATGATCCTGATTCTAATGGTCCTGCCAAGGGATCAGGTCGCGTTCCTCTGCCGGTACTCAACTGA